From Coffea arabica cultivar ET-39 chromosome 10e, Coffea Arabica ET-39 HiFi, whole genome shotgun sequence, one genomic window encodes:
- the LOC113712467 gene encoding universal stress protein PHOS34 — protein sequence MSGKLGCVIVAVDGSEESMSGLKWALDNVKLKSEDGSFVVLHVQSPPSIATGLNPGPIPFGGPSDFQVPAFTAAIEAHQKRITHAIFQHALQICSEKNVKVETKVVIGDPKEKICEVVEELHADLLVMGSRAFGPIKRMFLGSVSNYCSNRAQCPVMIVKGSS from the exons ATGAGCGGGAAGTTGGGTTGCGTAATCGTGGCCGTTGATGGCAGCGAAGAGAGCATGAGCGGTTTAAAATGGGCGCTGGATAACGTCAAGCTTAAATCCGAAGATGGATCCTTCGTCGTCCTCCACGTTCAATCGCCGCCGTCCATCGCCACTGGTCTTAATCCCGGTCCCATCCCCTTCGGCGGTCCTA GTGATTTCCAGGTGCCGGCTTTTACCGCCGCCATTGAAGCTCACCAAAAGCGGATTACTCACGCCATTTTTCAGCATGCTCTTCAGATTTGCTCTGAAAAAAAT GTGAAAGTTGAAACCAAGGTAGTTATTGGGGATCCAAAGGAGAAAATTTGTGAAGTTGTTGAGGAGTTGCATGCTGATTTACTGGTGATGGGGTCACGCGCTTTTGGTCCCATTAAGAG GATGTTTTTGGGAAGTGTCAGCAATTACTGCAGTAACCGTGCTCAATGCCCAGTCATGATTGTTAAGGGCTCTTCTTAA